A window from Ramlibacter pinisoli encodes these proteins:
- a CDS encoding RcnB family protein: MQTRSMTLAGRALAAALAFTLASGPVLADKGGKHDKHEHKHKHDHDDDHHGHDHDRRDPRVGGYFVDHDRVVVRTYYETEYRGGRHCPPGLAKKHNGCMPPGQAKKVYMVGQPLPTSVVYYPVPQPVLVQLPPPPPQHKYVRIAGDILLIAVGSSMVVDALGDITR, translated from the coding sequence ATGCAGACCCGTTCGATGACCCTGGCCGGCCGCGCCCTCGCGGCGGCGTTGGCCTTCACCCTGGCCAGCGGCCCGGTCCTGGCCGACAAGGGCGGCAAGCACGACAAGCACGAGCACAAGCACAAGCACGACCACGACGACGATCACCACGGCCACGACCACGACCGCCGTGACCCGCGCGTGGGCGGCTACTTCGTCGACCACGACCGCGTGGTGGTCCGCACCTACTACGAAACGGAATACCGCGGTGGCAGGCACTGCCCGCCCGGCCTGGCAAAGAAGCACAACGGCTGCATGCCACCCGGCCAGGCCAAGAAGGTCTACATGGTCGGCCAGCCGCTGCCCACGAGCGTGGTCTATTACCCGGTGCCGCAGCCGGTGCTGGTGCAACTGCCGCCGCCGCCCCCGCAGCACAAGTACGTGCGCATCGCCGGCGACATCCTGCTGATCGCGGTCGGCTCGTCCATGGTGGTCGACGCGCTGGGCGACATCACGCGCTGA